The Nitratidesulfovibrio sp. genome has a window encoding:
- a CDS encoding ferredoxin, with protein MAKYLYLDQDECMACESCVELCPEAFRMSSAGEYAEVIDPNTTAGCVEDAISTCPVECIEWREE; from the coding sequence ATGGCGAAGTATCTGTACCTCGATCAGGACGAATGCATGGCGTGCGAATCGTGCGTCGAACTTTGCCCCGAGGCGTTCAGAATGTCCAGCGCGGGCGAATACGCGGAGGTCATCGACCCCAATACCACCGCGGGATGCGTGGAAGACGCCATCTCCACCTGTCCGGTGGAATGTATCGAGTGGCGCGAGGAATAG
- a CDS encoding type III pantothenate kinase, with translation MTQHFLLFDIGNTNVKIGIAVETAVLTSYVLPTDPGQTADSIGLRLLEVLRHAGLGPSDVGACVASSVVPGVNPLIRRACERYLYRKLLFAPGDIAIPLENRYERPAEVGADRLVAAYAARRLYPGPRSLVSVDFGTATTFDCVEGGAYLGGLICPGVLSSAGALSSRTAKLPRISLEVEEDTPVIGRSTTTSLNHGFIFGFAAMTEGVLARLGGVLPGPIEVVATGGFARDIARVSRCFDHVRPDLLLEGLRLLYLESGLR, from the coding sequence ATGACCCAGCATTTCCTGCTGTTCGACATCGGCAACACCAACGTAAAGATCGGCATAGCGGTGGAAACCGCCGTGCTGACCTCGTACGTGCTGCCCACAGACCCCGGCCAGACGGCCGACTCCATCGGGCTGCGCCTGCTGGAGGTGCTGCGCCACGCCGGGCTGGGGCCGTCGGACGTGGGGGCCTGCGTGGCCAGTTCGGTGGTGCCCGGCGTCAATCCGCTGATCCGCCGTGCCTGCGAACGCTACCTGTATCGCAAGCTGCTGTTCGCCCCCGGCGACATCGCCATTCCGCTGGAAAACCGCTACGAGCGACCTGCCGAAGTGGGTGCCGACCGGCTGGTGGCCGCCTATGCCGCCCGGCGGCTGTACCCCGGCCCCCGGTCGCTGGTATCCGTGGATTTCGGCACCGCCACCACGTTTGACTGCGTGGAGGGGGGTGCGTATCTTGGCGGTTTGATCTGTCCCGGTGTGCTTTCGTCCGCCGGGGCGTTGTCGTCGCGCACGGCCAAGCTGCCGCGTATCAGCCTGGAAGTGGAAGAAGATACGCCGGTCATCGGCAGGTCCACCACCACCAGCCTGAACCACGGCTTCATTTTCGGCTTTGCCGCCATGACCGAAGGGGTGCTGGCCCGCCTTGGCGGCGTGCTGCCCGGCCCCATCGAGGTGGTGGCCACGGGCGGTTTTGCCCGGGACATCGCGCGGGTGAGCCGCTGTTTCGACCACGTCAGGCCCGACCTTCTGCTGGAGGGCCTGCGGCTGTTGTATCTGGAAAGCGGCCTGCGCTAG
- the eno gene encoding phosphopyruvate hydratase, producing MSTIVSVWAREILDSRGNPTVEVEVSVESGHTGRAAVPSGASTGTREALEMRDGDKGRYKGKGVEKAVDNVMGEIAEAVVGLDSLRQVQVDNTLLDLDGTDNKSRLGANAMLGVSLATARAASSFLGLPLYQYLGGVNSKVLPVPLMNIINGGAHAPNNLDIQEFMIMPIGAATFRDALRMGAETFHTLKALLAADGHVTSVGDEGGFAPNLKNHDEAFRYIMKAIEEAGYIPGAEIALAIDAAASEFHKDGKYVLAGENKNLSNSEMVEWLGEFTTRYPLISIEDGLAEADWDGWRELTYKLGDTIQLVGDDIFVTNPDILAQGIDEGVANSILIKLNQIGTLTETLDTIEMAKQAAYTTVISHRSGETEDHFISDLAVGLNAGQIKTGSLCRSDRLAKYNQLLRIEEDLDDTGIYFGPMMSAHFGFEEEIEE from the coding sequence ATGAGCACCATCGTATCCGTCTGGGCGAGGGAAATCCTTGACTCCCGCGGGAATCCCACCGTCGAGGTGGAGGTTTCCGTCGAATCGGGCCACACCGGCCGCGCCGCCGTGCCGTCGGGCGCCTCCACCGGCACCCGCGAGGCGCTGGAAATGCGCGACGGCGACAAGGGCCGTTACAAGGGCAAGGGCGTGGAAAAGGCCGTGGACAACGTGATGGGTGAAATCGCCGAAGCCGTCGTGGGGCTGGATTCCCTGCGTCAGGTGCAGGTGGACAACACCCTTCTGGACCTGGACGGCACCGACAACAAGTCGCGCCTGGGTGCCAACGCCATGCTGGGCGTGTCCCTGGCCACCGCGCGCGCCGCGTCCAGCTTTCTGGGGCTGCCGCTGTACCAGTATCTGGGCGGCGTGAATTCCAAGGTGCTGCCCGTGCCGCTGATGAACATCATCAACGGTGGTGCGCATGCGCCCAACAACCTGGACATCCAGGAATTCATGATCATGCCCATCGGCGCGGCCACCTTCCGCGACGCGCTGCGCATGGGCGCCGAAACCTTCCATACCCTGAAGGCGCTGCTGGCCGCCGACGGCCACGTGACCAGCGTGGGTGACGAGGGCGGCTTTGCCCCCAACCTGAAGAACCACGACGAAGCCTTCCGCTACATCATGAAGGCCATCGAGGAAGCGGGCTACATTCCCGGCGCGGAAATCGCGCTGGCCATCGACGCCGCTGCCTCCGAATTCCACAAGGACGGCAAGTACGTGCTGGCGGGCGAGAACAAGAACCTGTCCAACTCCGAGATGGTGGAGTGGCTGGGCGAGTTCACCACGCGCTACCCGCTGATCTCCATCGAGGACGGCCTGGCCGAAGCCGACTGGGACGGCTGGCGCGAACTGACCTACAAGCTGGGTGACACCATCCAGTTGGTGGGCGACGACATCTTCGTGACCAACCCCGACATTCTGGCCCAGGGCATCGACGAGGGCGTGGCCAACTCCATCCTCATCAAGCTGAACCAGATCGGTACGCTGACCGAGACCCTGGACACCATCGAGATGGCCAAGCAGGCCGCCTACACCACGGTGATCTCGCACCGCTCGGGCGAAACCGAGGACCACTTCATCTCCGATCTGGCCGTGGGCCTGAACGCCGGTCAGATCAAGACCGGCTCGCTGTGCCGCAGCGACCGGCTGGCCAAGTACAACCAACTGCTGCGCATCGAGGAAGACCTGGACGACACGGGCATCTACTTCGGGCCCATGATGAGCGCGCACTTCGGCTTCGAAGAAGAAATCGAGGAGTAG